CAGCGCACGCGCGCGTCGTCGGACTCGATCTTGGGGGCGTGGCTCACGCCGTCCGTCGGCTGCGCGACGGGCTGCAGCACGCCGTCCTCGAGCGCGTCGAGCGTGCGGACCAGGAGCGTGGCACCCGCGACCGCGAGCCGGTCCAGCAAGTCGCCCGCGGTGTCCCTCGGCCGGATCGTCTCGGTCAGCATCCCGAGCACGGGACCCGTGTCCAGACCGCGTTCGAGCCTGAACGTCGTCGCGCCCGTGACCTCGTCGCCCGCCATGATCGCGTGCTGCACGGGCGCGGCACCACGCCAGGCCGGCAGCACCGAGAAGTGCAGGTTCACCCAGCCGTGCGGGGGTGCGTCCAGCAGCGCGGGCGGCACCAGGTTGCCGTACGCGACCACGGGCGCGGCGTCGACGCCCAGCGCGCGGATCTGGTCCACCACGGCGTCGTCGCGCAGCGTCGCGGGGGTCAGCACCGGGATGCCGGCCTCCTCGGCACGCGCGCGCACCGGGCTCGGGACCAGCGTGCGGCCGCGGCCGGCGCGCGCGTCCGGGCGGGTGAGGACCGCGACCACCTCGTGCCGCGAGGCGATCAGGGCGTCGAGGCTCGCCAGCGCGGGCAGGGGCGTTCCGGCGAACAACAGGCGCATGGGCCCGATCCTACGAGCGCCGGGAGGGGCCGGGCGCCGCGGCGTCCGGTCAGGCGGTGACGTCGCGGACGGGCAGGCCGCGCGCGCACAGCTGCCGGCGCAGCTCGTCGGCCCCGGTGAACGGCACCGCGTCGAGACCGACCGCGGCGGCGCCCGCGACGTTCTCGGGGCTGTCGTCGACGAACACCGTGCGCGCCGGCTCGAGCCCGAACCGCTCGATCGCCAGGCGGAAGAACGCCGGATCGGGCTTGAGCATCCCCACCTCTCCCGAGACGAGCACGCCCCGCAGCAGGCCGATCGCCGGCGCCGCGGGCTGCGCGCACGCGAAGTGCTCGGCGGACCAGTTGGTCAGGCCGTACAGCGCGACGCCCGCCGCGTGCAGCTCGGCGACGAGCTCGGCCGACCCGGGCACCGGACCCGTGAGCGAGTCGGCGAAGTGGCGCGGGTACAGCTCCAGCGCCCGGGCGTGCTGCGGAGCCGCGACGGCGACCTCGGCGACCAGGTCCGCCCACGGCGTGCCGCCGTCCGCCCGGCGGTTGAGCGTGGCGAAGCCGACCTGCGCGAACATCGCCTCGACGTCCGCACGCGCCATGCGACCGGCGTACGGACCGAAGGGGTCCCAGCCCACCAGCACGTCGCCCAGGTCGAGCAGGACCGCGCGCGGCGCGTCATCACGCGCGGCACGCACGCTCATGCGAGGTCCGCG
The Cellulomonas gilvus ATCC 13127 DNA segment above includes these coding regions:
- a CDS encoding HAD family hydrolase, with the protein product MSVRAARDDAPRAVLLDLGDVLVGWDPFGPYAGRMARADVEAMFAQVGFATLNRRADGGTPWADLVAEVAVAAPQHARALELYPRHFADSLTGPVPGSAELVAELHAAGVALYGLTNWSAEHFACAQPAAPAIGLLRGVLVSGEVGMLKPDPAFFRLAIERFGLEPARTVFVDDSPENVAGAAAVGLDAVPFTGADELRRQLCARGLPVRDVTA
- the fmt gene encoding methionyl-tRNA formyltransferase — protein: MRLLFAGTPLPALASLDALIASRHEVVAVLTRPDARAGRGRTLVPSPVRARAEEAGIPVLTPATLRDDAVVDQIRALGVDAAPVVAYGNLVPPALLDAPPHGWVNLHFSVLPAWRGAAPVQHAIMAGDEVTGATTFRLERGLDTGPVLGMLTETIRPRDTAGDLLDRLAVAGATLLVRTLDALEDGVLQPVAQPTDGVSHAPKIESDDARVRWAHPAHVVDRRIRACTPAPGAWTTLPDGARLGVGPVVPVAEADDLAPGQVRVGRRDVLVGTGGQAVRLGDVTPAGKRAMAAADWARGARLGDDVLLGAGA